The Desulfovibrio fairfieldensis sequence CGGCCCGCGTGGCGGAAAAATCCATCCGCCAGCTCTCCAGCGGCCAGTTGCGCCGCCTGTTCCTGGCCAGGGCCCTGGTGGGCCGCCCGGATATTTTGCTGCTGGACGAGCCCTGTTCCGGCCTGGACGCGGAAAGCCGCGCCCGCTACCTGGCCCTGCTGGACCGGCTGGCCGGACAGCCGGAAGAGAGGGAGCAGGACGGACGGGATATCCCTGGGGGCGTGCATCTGGTTTTCGTCTCCCACCACGGAGAGGACGCCCCGCTCTGCGTCAACCGCGAGGCGCGCATGGAAAGAGGGCGGTTGGTCGTGCGGCGCTGAATGCCCGGACATTCCCGGCAAGGGTTTTGCAGACAACAGACGCCCGCGAAAACGGACTTTCGCGGGCGCCCGGCATTAAAAATTTCTTATTTCAGATCGAAGAACAAAAAACGAGGCGCTCAGCGCGCGTCAGGGCCGCCGTCCTTCTTTTTCCGCCCCCACTTGGCCCGGATCACTTCAACAGCCACGGGCAATACGGAAATGACGATAATAGCATAGACGATGATGCCGAAATTCTCGCGCACCCAGGTGAGGTTGCCCAGGAAATAACCGGCGGACACAAGCCCGCCCACCCAGAGAATGCAGCCGGTAATATTGTAGAAAAAGAAGGTGGTGGGGTGCATCAGGGCGATGCCCGCCACAAAGGGCGCAAATGTGCGCACAATGGGCACAAAACGCGCCAGCACAATGGCTTTGCCGCCGTGCCGCTCATAAAACTGATGGGCCTTGAGCAAATGCTCTTTCTTGATCAGCCGGTTTTCGCGGGAAAAAATGGCCGGTCCCACATGCCGTCCGATGCAGTAGTTCACGGCGTCGCCCAAAATACCGGCGGCCAGCAGTACCAGCATGATCTCGCCGTAGCCCATGAGCCCCGCGCCCGCCACCACGCCGGAAGCAAACAGCAGGGAATCGCCCGGCAGAAAAGGCGTGACCACCAGGCCGGTTTCACAAAAGACGATGACGAAAAGAATTGCATAGACCCAGAGCCCGTACTGCTCCACCAGCTCAAACAGATGCACGTCAATGTGCAGCACAAAATCCAGAAAATAACTGACCATTTCCATCCGGGATGATCTCCTTGCCTGCCGGTTTCGCGGCGGGCACTCCGCCCCGCTCCGGCCCCACTCTTGTACCGCAAGCCGGCTTGTGGCACAACAACGCCTATGCCCCGATATCTCTCAGAACAGACCCCCCTTGCGCATCCGCCTCTTCTCGGCGCGTGCTCCGCCCTCGGGTGCGGACGTCAACGTCCGCCGGGGCGGCGCGCATTTTCACCATACCACATCCGGCTCTTCATTCCGCTGCTGTTTTTTCTTTTGTCGGCTGTCCCGGCAGGCAGCGCCGCGGCGGCCGATTCCTACCAGGTAGGCTTCCGCACGCTGGGACAGTGGTCGGCGGACACCAATCTGCGCCTGGACGTCAATATCTGGTATCCCAGCCTCCGGCCCCCGCGCGAACTTAATTACGCGCCCTGGACCATTGCCGCCGCGCGTAACGGCAAGCCGGTGGAGGGGCGCTTTCCCCTGCTGCTCTTGTCCCACGCGTCGCCGGGCACGCGTTTTTCCTACCATGACACAGCCGCCTGGCTGGCTTCTTGCGGCTTTGTGGTGGCCGCGCCCACCCATTCCCAGGACTGCATGGACAATATGAGCCTGCTTTTCACCTGGCGGCAGCTGGAAACCAGGGCCAAAGAACTTTCGTCCACCATCGACCTTTTGCTGGCCGACCAGGAGCTTGCCGCCAGCATTGATAAAAACCGCATCGGCCTGCTGGGCTTCGGCACGGGGGGCACCGCCGCCCTGCTGCTGGGCGGGGCCCTGCCTGACTGCGCCTCCTGGCCGGAATACTGCGCAAAAGCCGGACGCCGGGATATGTATTGCAACCGTTGGGCAAGGGACCGGGTAAACGCCATCTGCCAAAGCCTGCCGCTGACGGAAAGCCTGGCCGATCCCCGGATCAAGGCCGTGGCCGCTGCCGCCCCCGGTTTCGGCATGCTGTTCAGCCCCGCGTCCTTTCGCTATTTTTACCCGCCGCTGCTGCTTATCGCCGCCGAAAGCGACGTCATGAACCGCCCTTCCCTGCACGCCGATACCATTGCCCGACTGCTGAACGGCAAGGCCCGCTATCTCAGTCTTCCGGGCGCGGATACCGGCGCGCTGATGTCTCCCTGCCCGGAGGCCCTGGCCGCTGAGCTGCCCGAACTCTGCCGCTCGGTGAGCCCGGAGGAGCGCCGGGCCATTCACCGGCACATGGATGACGCCCTCAGCGACTTTTTTCTTCATGTTCTGGGCAGCGGTAAAAATCTGCCCGTTATTCCCCCGCCGCCGGACCTGACGCCGCCGCCTCCGCCCGCGCCGCAGCTCCCCGCGCCCGCGCCGCGTCCACGGCAGCACCGCTCTCGCTGAGCCGCGTTGCGAAAGGTACCGGCGGCTTGACAACGCTAGTGCGAATCACTAGCCTCTCCACAGTACATAGATGCTTTCAAAGCCGGTTTTATACCGGACGACGGTCCGTGGGGCCAGAAAACCGCTCCCCGGGATATATATCTATCCATTTCTGACCGGGTCCGGCAACGGGCGTAGGGAAAGACGCCCTCAAAACCAGCTGGGGTTCGTATAACAGCATGAAGAGACTGATCATTTGCATGCTATGCCTGCTGCTGGCACCGGCGTTTCCGGGGATGTGCGCGGCGGCTGTGGACAGCGGGGTGAAGGCCCCCGACGGCTGGGTAATCATGCCTGCCGGAGCGCGGCCCACATATATGGGCATTCATGGGGGCACCATGCCGGTCAGTTTGCTGGTATCCGGCGACGGTTCCTCCCTGTTGACCTTTGTGGGGCGCACGGGCAACGATTTTCTGGATGTGCTGCGCCGCACCGATGTCCGTATGCCCAGCCTGCTCAACGCCACCGCGGCGCGGGATGCCGTCGACGGCGGACTGTTGACCGGCGGCACGGTATTGATGGCGGGCAGCGCCGCCAGCAGCATGCCGGTGATTTATCTTACGGGCGAAGGTTTCGCGCGCGCCGCGCCCTCGCCGGACCAACTTCAGCCCTTCGGTCTTTCCGACAAGCCTCTCTCCATTGAAGGGCAAGTAGCTAAGCCGGCCCATCTTTCCCCGGCAAAAAGGTACCGTCTGTTTTTTCAGCCGCAGTATCTGCAACCCCGCCGCAGCCTGAATTAGTTCAGCGCGAAGTGGAGACGGCGGGCTTTTTGCCGCCGAGCGCGAGCTACTTATTTGATTTTCCAGGAATATCGTAAAACAAATAAAAACTGGATTTTATAAAAGTTTGACTATAATCCAGCTGAATTCACCCGCACAGGAGCGAAACCATGCCCCTTTCCACATATCTGAACGATATGGAAAAACTGTACTCGGCCCGTCTGGCGCATGTTTCATCGGAGCCGACCCAATTGCTGTTCTGCCAGGGCTTGAAATTCCTCATAGAAAATGTGGCGGATTTTGACGCGTGCGTACCTGAGACCAATCCGTTCTACCAGGAATTCGTCAAGCTGCTGGGAGCGGGCATTGCCGGCGATGAAGACTGTTTCAGTCTTTTTGAATGCCTGGCCATCTTCTTCCGCCTCAGGCAGCATGAAAACCCGGACCGGGCCCTGAGCCCCATTGAGCAGCAGGTTCTGCACCATTTTGAGCATTGCGGCGAGTGGCAGCCTCAGGACAATACCCTGGTCAGCCTCTGGTATTGGTGGCGTATTCCGTCGCTGCCGGCGCACTAGAGCCTGCCGGGCATAAGCCCTCCTCACGCGGCCGGGAAAAACGCTTGGGAGCATGCGCTCTTATGGCTTCTGAGCGAAATATGGCGAAAAAACGGCCGCGTCGGGAAGGATTGCAGCGGATGCTGCTGTTTCAGGGCTACAATGCCTTAGGCGTACAGGCCGGTCCAGCCTGAAAAAATCAGAGAAGAAAAATCTGACGACAAGCGGAGCAAGGGTATCTTTGCGCCGTTCTGGGTATTGACATTGTTCTCAATAGGGGCGGCAGTGCCCGTTAGCGTGTAGTGCGCGGCAAAGAACACGCTGCCGTTCATGAGATTCTGAATACTCGCCGCCAAGGCAATCCCGCGCCTTTCCGCCCATGACCGCCACAGCGGCCATGCTTTCCCGGACAGATTCTTATGACAGGCGCGCTCTGGAACATCAGAAGCGCGCCTATTTTTCGCCGGTAATGCCGAACTCCACCGGCACTTTGGTATAAAAAATGCGCAGGCCTTCGGCCGCAATGCGGGCGAACAGGCGTTCCGCCGCTTCGTCGCTGAGCGCCATGGTCACTTCCAGCGGTTGCTCGGCCAGCTCGAAAAAGTTGGCCCAATGCAGCCTGCCGTCCCGTCCGTAACCGCCTTGGGCCGCGCTCATAGTCGCGCCGCTGATGCCGAGAGCCTTTGCCTCCGCCACCAGCCATTCGGCAATGCTGCGCGTGCCGTGGCTGCGGCCCTGCTGCGTGTAAAACGTCAGTTGCCAGCCCCGCATGGCCGCCTCCTTTTTCAAATGAATCTGTCTTGAGAATGAACCCATTCCCCACGGCTTGCGCGTCCGCCTTGCCCGCCCGTAGTGCACGGCATTCACGGGTGTTCACGCGATGTCCGCCGTAGTGCTTCAGGCCGACTACAAAAGACGATTTGTCAGCGCCACGAGCCCAAAAGACAGCGGATCAGGGCAAAGGTGCCCATGCCCAGAAAAGTCATGGCCAGAGAACCGCAGACATGCAGCGCCACGGCTCCTCCGGCCCAGAACAATCGCCCCTGCTGAATCAGGGTCGCCACTTCCGCGGAAAAGGTGGAGAAGGTGGTCAGCGCGCCCAGAAAGCCCGTCACCACCAGTAGGCGCCATTCCGCGCCCAGCGAAGGGAAAAAGGCAAAAATGCTGAGCGCCAGGCCGATGATATAGCCCCCCAGCCAGTTGGCGGCCAGGGTGCCCAAGGGCAGGGTCGGAAAGACGGGGTTCAGCGCCAGGCCGAGCAGCCAGCGCAAGACGGCCCCGGCCGACGCGCCCACGCAGATGGCAAGCAGAGAATGGATCATGGCCGGCCCCCTCAGACTGATGGCAAACCCCGCTTGCACGGTGCTTGTGCCGCCATCGGCTCGTTTTCAGAAAAACTTGCCGGGCACCCTTCGGGCAGCTCGCGGCACGGCAACGCCGTGACCTGCTTCTGATTTTTGACCGCGTTGACGTTGTCAACGCTCCAGTGCCTGTCAAGGCTATAGAATTTTTGTTCGCCCGCAAGGAAGATAAAACTGCTTTGAGGAAGTGTACTCTTGCCTCAGCCGTTGCAGCGAAGCTGCACGAATAAGGACAGCAGAGATCTGGCACTCGACCGAGGCTGCCGCACGCGGCAGGGGCAAAAAGGCATAGCGTTGGCAAGGCCCAGGCGTCCGGCCCCATACGGGGCCGGACGCCTGGGGATCAGATTTTAGAACACGTTGGGATTCATGGCGATGAGCACCCAGCAGATGATGCCCACGACAATGCCGTAGAGCATGAAGGGCCAGAAGGTGCGCTTGAGCACCTCGCCTTCACGGCCGGAGAGGCCCACCACGGCGCAGGCGGCCACGATGTTGTGCACGCAGATCATATTGCCCATGGCGCCGCCCACGGCCTGGGCGGCCACGATGATCTGGCGGGGCAATCCCAGTGCGCCCGCCATGCCCCACTGGAATTCACCGAACATCAGGTCGGAAACCGTGTTGGAGCCGGTAATGAACGCGCCGAGACCGCCCACGAAAGCGGCCAGCATGGGCCAGACGCTGCCGGCGGCGGCGGCCACGGCCTCGGCCAGGGCCAGAGGCATGGAGGGCACGCCCAGCGGGTTGGTGGCGGAACCGCGGAAGATGGACACCAGAGCCACGGCAAAGATCAGGGCGATGGTCGGGGCCTTCATCTTGCGGAAACTCTCGGCCCAGGCGTCCTTCACGGCGGAGCCGGGCATCTTGTGCAGCAGAATGGTCAACAGGGCCACTACGACGAAGAAGGTGCCGGGCACATAGAGGTAATCAATGCTGGCGCTGACGCCCTTGAAGCCCAGGATGTCGACGAAGTTCAGCTTCTGGGCCGTGAGCCAGGCCTTGAGGCCCAACTGGGGAATACGGGAGATGACCAGCAGGGCGCAGATGATCACATAGGGCAGCCAAGCCATGAACTGGCTCATGTGAGCCTGGAATTCGGTCTTGGTGTTCAAAGGCACGGTGCCGGACCAGGAGGGGTCCCACTCACTGTGCGGCGGGAAGCCCCAGACGTCCTTGGGCACGCAGAAGCCTTTCTTAGTGCCCCAGATCACCACGGCCAAGCCGAGCAGGCCGCCGAGCATGCTGGGGAATTCCGGCCCGAGCAGCCATGCGCAGAGCAGATAGGGGATCAGGAAGCAGACCGCGGCGAACACGCAGTATTTCCAGGCCCGAAAGCCGATGGACCAGGACTTTTCCGCGCCGAAAAAGCGGGTCAGGAAGCCGAGCATGAAGATGGTCAGAATGATGGCCATGGGGGCGTGCATGAAAGTGGCCCACTCGCCCACGGCTTTGCAGAAACCGTCATACGTGGTGAAAGGGAGGTTGGGATTGTTGGCGACGGCTTCGGCCACGGGGCCTTTCAGGAAGCCGAAGCCCACGATGACCGGCGTGCCCACCGCGCCGAAGGTCACGGGCACGCTGTTGAAGACCAGGCAGATCACCGCGGCCGCCATGGCCGGGAAGCCCAGGGCGAGCAGCAGGGGCGCGGCCAGGGCCGCCGGCGTGCCGAAGCCCGCCGCGCCTTCGATGAACGCGCCGAACATAAAGCCGATGATGATGGCCTGGAGGCGCCGGTCACGGCTTACATTCTGCATGCCGTGCTGGATGGTCTCCATGCCCCCGCTTTTTTCCAGGGTGTACAAAATAAGAATGGCGCCGAAGACGATAATCAGCACGCCCACGGCCACCACCACGCCTTGCAGGGAAAGCGCCAGCAGATACATGACGTCCAGATTCCAGCCGATCAGGCCGCAGATCACGCAGGCGAGCCAAGCTACGGGCATGGCCCGTGTGGCGGGCCAACGCAAACCCACCATCAGGACAAGGGCCGCCACAATGGGGATGACCGCCAGTAACGCCAGCATTCCAATAGACATGAAAACCTCCCTTAGTTAACCGGGTCCGCAGGATCGGAGCAGTTGACGCACGTCATGCGTGAACTGCCCAAGGCCATTCCTCCGCCGGAAAACATCCGGCGTTTTTTCCAGGCCGATCCCGCCCCCTCCGCGCCGGCACGCGGAACAGAGCACCTTTGATACCAGTTCTTCATCGATAACGTAAAACGCTATAAAAACGCAAGGGCACGCCGCTTTTTTCTTTGCAACGGCGTGCCCTTATTTGAGGTTTTTTTCGGCGCGGCCGGGGTTCCCGGAGTGGGAGCCCCCGGCGCCCCTGCCTCCGGGGCGCGCCGCGCTAACGTTTGAGGTTTTCGGCCAGAAGTTCCGCGATGTGCTGCACTTTGACGTTAAGGCCCGTCTTTTCAGCGCCGCCGCGCAGCTGCATGACGCAACCGGGGCAGTCCACCACCAGGCGGGCGGCGCGTGTTTCACGGACGTTCTTCAGCTTCTTGTCCAGCAGTTGGGCCGAGATTTCCGGGAATTTCATGGAATACGTGCCGCCGAAGCCGCAGCAGACTTCTTCCTCCTCGCAGGGCACGTACTGGGCCGCGTCCGCGATGAGTTCACGCGGGGCCTCCTTGACGCCCAGGCCCCGGCAGAGGTGGCAGGAGGCGTGGTAGGTGACCCTTTCGCCGGAATTGGTGAAGTCCTCGGGCTTGAGGCCCAGGCGGTCGCGCACGAAGGAGCTGAAGTCGATAACCTTGTCCGCGAAAATCTTGGCCTGGGGCAGGATATCCGGCTCATTCTCCAGGATTTTCGGATAGGTGTGCTTCAGATGCGACGCGCAACTGGCGCAAAGCGTGATGATGGCGTCGTACTTGCCCACGGCAAAGGCCTGAATGTTCTGCTTGGCCACGTCCACCGAGGTTTTGCGCTGGCCCATCATTTCCAGGGGCAGGCCGCAGCAGGTCTGCTCCATGGGAAATTCCACTTCCACGTTTTTGGCCGCCAGAATCTTCACGCAGGCTTCAAGCTGCTCGGGATAGACGAAATCCTGGGCGCAGCCGCTGAAGATGGCCACCCGCATGGTGGGATTCTGGGCCTTGGGCGCGATTTCCGGCCAGCGGTCGCGGAAGGACTTGTTCGCAATGGCGGGCAGGGCCTTGAAGCCGTGCTTGCCCAGGAATATGGCCGGAAGATGACGCTGGAACTGCGTGCCGCCGGTAAAGGGTTTCTGGGCGTATTTGGCGAACTTGAGCAGGCTGTGGAAAAGCTTGCGGTTTTTCATCACCGAGGCCAGGAGAGCCGCCTGGGCTCCGCCGCCCTGCTCTTCCGTGACCCGGCTGCGGATCTCGCGGATCAGACGCGGCAGGTCGATGCCGCCCGCGCAGACATTGGCGCAGGATTCGCAGCCCACGCAGTTCTGGCAGAGCACCTTGGCCTTGTCCTTGCCGTGGAAGAAATAGGTCAGGATCAGGCCGATGGCGCCGATGTAGATGTAGCCCATCTTGTGGCCGCCCACCAAGCGGAACACCGGACAGACGTTGGCGCAGGCGCCGCAGCGTACGCAACGGAAAATCTGCGAGAACAGCGGGTCCTTGGCGATTTCGGTACGGCCGTTGTCCAGAAAGACCACATGCATGATCTTTTTGTTGCCCGGCGCGGAAGCGCAGGGAC is a genomic window containing:
- a CDS encoding L-lactate permease, translating into MSIGMLALLAVIPIVAALVLMVGLRWPATRAMPVAWLACVICGLIGWNLDVMYLLALSLQGVVVAVGVLIIVFGAILILYTLEKSGGMETIQHGMQNVSRDRRLQAIIIGFMFGAFIEGAAGFGTPAALAAPLLLALGFPAMAAAVICLVFNSVPVTFGAVGTPVIVGFGFLKGPVAEAVANNPNLPFTTYDGFCKAVGEWATFMHAPMAIILTIFMLGFLTRFFGAEKSWSIGFRAWKYCVFAAVCFLIPYLLCAWLLGPEFPSMLGGLLGLAVVIWGTKKGFCVPKDVWGFPPHSEWDPSWSGTVPLNTKTEFQAHMSQFMAWLPYVIICALLVISRIPQLGLKAWLTAQKLNFVDILGFKGVSASIDYLYVPGTFFVVVALLTILLHKMPGSAVKDAWAESFRKMKAPTIALIFAVALVSIFRGSATNPLGVPSMPLALAEAVAAAAGSVWPMLAAFVGGLGAFITGSNTVSDLMFGEFQWGMAGALGLPRQIIVAAQAVGGAMGNMICVHNIVAACAVVGLSGREGEVLKRTFWPFMLYGIVVGIICWVLIAMNPNVF
- a CDS encoding DedA family protein; this encodes MEMVSYFLDFVLHIDVHLFELVEQYGLWVYAILFVIVFCETGLVVTPFLPGDSLLFASGVVAGAGLMGYGEIMLVLLAAGILGDAVNYCIGRHVGPAIFSRENRLIKKEHLLKAHQFYERHGGKAIVLARFVPIVRTFAPFVAGIALMHPTTFFFYNITGCILWVGGLVSAGYFLGNLTWVRENFGIIVYAIIVISVLPVAVEVIRAKWGRKKKDGGPDAR
- the crcB gene encoding fluoride efflux transporter CrcB — protein: MIHSLLAICVGASAGAVLRWLLGLALNPVFPTLPLGTLAANWLGGYIIGLALSIFAFFPSLGAEWRLLVVTGFLGALTTFSTFSAEVATLIQQGRLFWAGGAVALHVCGSLAMTFLGMGTFALIRCLLGSWR
- the ldhH gene encoding L-lactate dehydrogenase (quinone) large subunit LdhH — translated: MHEAPKSLSDYRKQIDEALQDDFLRRTLDTFAVSYRANREAVFQEVDERGLIAKIAEAKDYACQHMEELYQQFKEQAEKRGVHVHRAATAKEANEIIARIAKENDVKRVVKSKSMTAEEIQLNPALEAEGLIVDETDLGEWIIQLRHEGPSHMVMPAIHLSRYQVADDFTKATGEKQDTDVQKLVKVARVQLRRKFIAADMGVSGCNFAVAENGAVSTVTNEGNARMVTTLPRVHVAIAGLDKLIPTLDQALTALLVLPRNATAQRLTSYVTWMCGAGPCASAPGNKKIMHVVFLDNGRTEIAKDPLFSQIFRCVRCGACANVCPVFRLVGGHKMGYIYIGAIGLILTYFFHGKDKAKVLCQNCVGCESCANVCAGGIDLPRLIREIRSRVTEEQGGGAQAALLASVMKNRKLFHSLLKFAKYAQKPFTGGTQFQRHLPAIFLGKHGFKALPAIANKSFRDRWPEIAPKAQNPTMRVAIFSGCAQDFVYPEQLEACVKILAAKNVEVEFPMEQTCCGLPLEMMGQRKTSVDVAKQNIQAFAVGKYDAIITLCASCASHLKHTYPKILENEPDILPQAKIFADKVIDFSSFVRDRLGLKPEDFTNSGERVTYHASCHLCRGLGVKEAPRELIADAAQYVPCEEEEVCCGFGGTYSMKFPEISAQLLDKKLKNVRETRAARLVVDCPGCVMQLRGGAEKTGLNVKVQHIAELLAENLKR
- a CDS encoding DUF190 domain-containing protein, with product MRGWQLTFYTQQGRSHGTRSIAEWLVAEAKALGISGATMSAAQGGYGRDGRLHWANFFELAEQPLEVTMALSDEAAERLFARIAAEGLRIFYTKVPVEFGITGEK
- a CDS encoding alpha/beta hydrolase family protein, encoding MSAVPAGSAAAADSYQVGFRTLGQWSADTNLRLDVNIWYPSLRPPRELNYAPWTIAAARNGKPVEGRFPLLLLSHASPGTRFSYHDTAAWLASCGFVVAAPTHSQDCMDNMSLLFTWRQLETRAKELSSTIDLLLADQELAASIDKNRIGLLGFGTGGTAALLLGGALPDCASWPEYCAKAGRRDMYCNRWARDRVNAICQSLPLTESLADPRIKAVAAAAPGFGMLFSPASFRYFYPPLLLIAAESDVMNRPSLHADTIARLLNGKARYLSLPGADTGALMSPCPEALAAELPELCRSVSPEERRAIHRHMDDALSDFFLHVLGSGKNLPVIPPPPDLTPPPPPAPQLPAPAPRPRQHRSR